The Planctellipticum variicoloris DNA window CGGACACATCGCTCCAGCCGCCGATGACTGCGGCCACGTGCTGCGGATTCACCCCCGAACGGACCCGCACGATCACCGCGCTCATCGCTGGCGTCGATACGGCTGGCAACTCAGAACTGGGCTGAGAGAGTCGTTCGACCAGTTGCGGCTGCATCAGAAACAGATCGTTGGATTCAGACCGGCGTCCGCGGGCGGAACGCTCCAACCGCAGGGCCTCGCCGACGGCGTCAAACTGGATGGCCTGCGAGTCGCTCACGGTGACCACGGCCATGCCGTCTCCGCCCGAGCTGACCATGCCGCCGGTGATGCCGACAACTTTGTAGGACTCCTTGCCGAGGCGGATGGATTCGTGAAGTCGAAATCCGAGCGTCTTGTCGACGACGATCTCGTAGTGATTCCGCCGCAGCGGACGTCCGGCGATCAGCGGCAACCATTCTCCTTTGTCCGTCGGCCAACTCAGCCCGAGAACGGACATCCGCAACGGCTTGCCGTCGTGCTGACGCTGAATCGTATGGAACACGAATTCCCGTGCCGAGTCGACGCCCGGCACGGCCTGCACGCGATGCACCATCGTGCGTGGAACTCGCGACACCTCGGCAAACGGACCACGGGTGTCCCGCTGCACGACCCAGAGATCGGCGTCGATCCGCTCGACAATCAGCGTCGCGTCCTCGATCAATCCGCGATAAATCCCGGCCATGCCCATGACCATCATGAGCATCATGCCGATTCCCATCGCGGTCAGCGAGAAGCGACCCAAGTTGTGCCGAACGTCCTTCAGGGCAAGATTCATGGCGTTTCCACGCGTCGGCCATCGAGCGAGATGTTTTTGCCAGCGATCGGCAGCAAGACCACGTCTCCGGGTTTCAGCCCCTCGGCAGCCTCGACCGACTCGGCACTCTGCAACCCCAGCGCGACTGGCTGCCATTGTGCAGCAGAACCGTTGCGACGATAGACTCCGGCGTTCCGGTCGCGCCAGACCACGAACTTCGCCGGCAGCACCGGCACTGCGGACTTGCGCTCGACCTCGATGAAAACTTCCGCCCGCTGACCGACGGCCCAGTTCTCCGGCAGCGTCAGCACGCGGACATCGACGACAAATTCCCGCGTTTCTCGATCCGCTTCGCGCCCGAGCCGCGACACCACTCCCTCATAGTCGAGGTTCCCTTCAGATCGAAAGACCACGCGGGCGGTCTGTCCTTGCCGCACTCGGGACATTTCTGTTTCATCCACCCAGGCGCTGACCCAGATTTCTTTTGTCGAGACCAGCATGAGAATTGCGCTGCCCGGCACGCCGATGTCGCCGGGATCGCGATAGCGTTTGACAATCAGGCCGTCGAAGGGAGCGACCACGCGCGTATCGGTCAGTCTCGCCTCGTGATACGTAAGCGTCTTTTCGGTTTCGACGACCTGCTTTTGACCTTCCAGGAGCGCGGCCGTGGCGCGCGATACGCCCGCTTCGGCGACACTCAATGATTCCGTCGCCTTTTCGCCCTCTTCGACAGTCGCCACCTTCTTCTGGAGGAGCTGCTGCGTGCGTTCGAAGGTCAGTCGGGCGAACTTCAGCAACGCCTGCGACAGATCGAGATCGGCCTGAAGTCGAGCCAGGGACGCCTGCGAGGCGGCCACAGCGGCTTCGGCAATCTCGACTTGCTGCTTGAGTTCGGCATCGTCCAGTGTGAACAGGAGCTGGCCGGCCTGAACGACGTCCCCCTGATCGACCAGAATCTCATGGATGCGGCCGGAAATCTTGGGGCTGATTGTCGATTTGACACGGGCTTCCAACGTTCCCGTGCCCATCACTTCGGCAACGATCTCACCCGCTTCGACGGTATGCTCGATGACAGCAAGGGGCGAGAGATACCAGACTCCGGCAATCGCCACGACGGCGACCGCGACGACAACCTGGACGGCTCTCTTGATCCAAAACCGCACCGCATCGGCGTTGAGAGGCATAATTCTCCTTCTTGACAGCGCATGACGGCACGCAGCCTACAGCCGCTGCTCGCTGACGTAGACCAGCCCGACTTCGTGCACGAGGGTCTTGACCTCGCCCAGAAAGGGGCCGACTTCCTCCTGCTGTTCCGAAGTGACCTCGAAGGTCATGTAGGAGGGGGCCTTCTGCCTGGCCCCCTTGACCGTCGGGACTTCGAGACGCAAGTTGACGATGTCAAACGGTCGGTTCTCAATCAATTGTTCCAGTCGGACGAGAAACCGCTTGTCGCCGAATTCTCCGGCGAGTTCGACCTTCGCGCGGGTGGAGACGTGTTCCATCGCCTTTTGGGCCGCCTCGCGCGCTTTGAGCGCTCCGTCGCGATCCTGCTTCTTCTGGGCTTCCTTCTTAACGATGCGGAAGATCTGCCGTTCGCGTTCGAGTTTCCACACGGCTTCGAGCGTCGGGAACGAGATGGCGTTGGTCGGGCAGATGTTGGCGCAGGTTGAGCAGCCCACGGCGCAGTTCATCGGGTCAACCGACACCGCATGCGCATCCTGCATTTCGTAGACATTGCGTCCGCAGGTGACGTAACACAATTGGCAGCCGATGCACGCGTCCGGGTCAACGGTCGGATACCACGGAATTTCATCGCGAGGAATGCCGTGCCAGGGGGCCTTTTCTTTGGTCTCGCTCATCGGAAACTCCTTCTTTAAGGTCGGGGTT harbors:
- a CDS encoding ABC transporter permease, whose amino-acid sequence is MNLALKDVRHNLGRFSLTAMGIGMMLMMVMGMAGIYRGLIEDATLIVERIDADLWVVQRDTRGPFAEVSRVPRTMVHRVQAVPGVDSAREFVFHTIQRQHDGKPLRMSVLGLSWPTDKGEWLPLIAGRPLRRNHYEIVVDKTLGFRLHESIRLGKESYKVVGITGGMVSSGGDGMAVVTVSDSQAIQFDAVGEALRLERSARGRRSESNDLFLMQPQLVERLSQPSSELPAVSTPAMSAVIVRVRSGVNPQHVAAVIGGWSDVSVYSKAGQEDLLLQGMVDKARRQLGMFRALLTIIAAVVMALILYTLTLDKLHSIALLKLLGAPNRTILGMLLQQALLLGVTGYGIAFLFGQQLFPYFPRRVVITQADLIQLLVIVLLISVLSSVLGIWRAMRVQPTEALMG
- a CDS encoding efflux RND transporter periplasmic adaptor subunit, which codes for MPLNADAVRFWIKRAVQVVVAVAVVAIAGVWYLSPLAVIEHTVEAGEIVAEVMGTGTLEARVKSTISPKISGRIHEILVDQGDVVQAGQLLFTLDDAELKQQVEIAEAAVAASQASLARLQADLDLSQALLKFARLTFERTQQLLQKKVATVEEGEKATESLSVAEAGVSRATAALLEGQKQVVETEKTLTYHEARLTDTRVVAPFDGLIVKRYRDPGDIGVPGSAILMLVSTKEIWVSAWVDETEMSRVRQGQTARVVFRSEGNLDYEGVVSRLGREADRETREFVVDVRVLTLPENWAVGQRAEVFIEVERKSAVPVLPAKFVVWRDRNAGVYRRNGSAAQWQPVALGLQSAESVEAAEGLKPGDVVLLPIAGKNISLDGRRVETP
- a CDS encoding ferredoxin family protein — protein: MSETKEKAPWHGIPRDEIPWYPTVDPDACIGCQLCYVTCGRNVYEMQDAHAVSVDPMNCAVGCSTCANICPTNAISFPTLEAVWKLERERQIFRIVKKEAQKKQDRDGALKAREAAQKAMEHVSTRAKVELAGEFGDKRFLVRLEQLIENRPFDIVNLRLEVPTVKGARQKAPSYMTFEVTSEQQEEVGPFLGEVKTLVHEVGLVYVSEQRL